One Ornithorhynchus anatinus isolate Pmale09 chromosome 2, mOrnAna1.pri.v4, whole genome shotgun sequence DNA segment encodes these proteins:
- the AQP8 gene encoding aquaporin-8 — MCDVELGGMKKEPVSEGQSGPAEPHWFERNVQPCLAEAVGSALFVFIGCLSVIENADGTGRLQPALAHGLSLGLIIAILGNISGGHFNPAVSLAAMLIGGLNFMMLFPYWISQLCGGLIGAALAKVVSTEDRFLNASGAAFGTISADEQVGGALLAETIMTLFLILAVCMGAINEKTKSPLAPFCIGFTVGADILAGGAISGACMNPARAFGPAVMANYWDYHWVYWVGPLMASLIAAVLIRFFIGDRKIRLFLK, encoded by the exons ATGTGCGACGTGGAATTGGGAGGGATGAAGAAGGAGCCCGTCAGCGAAGGCCAGTCGGGGCCCGCCGAGCCTCACTGGTTTGAGCGGAACGTGCAGCCCTGCCTGGCGGAGGCGGTCGGTTCCGCCCTCTTCGTCTTCATCGGGTGCCTGTCCGTCATCGAGAACGCGGACGGGACGGGCAGGCTGCAGCCGGCCCTGGCGCACGGACTGTCCCTTGGCCTCATCATCGCCATTTTGGGAAACATCAG TGGTGGCCACTTCAACCCAGCCGTTTCCTTGGCAGCCATGCTGATTGGAGGATTGAATTTCATGATGCTCTTCCCTTACTGGATCTCACAGCTTTGCGGAGGGCTGATAGGAGCTGCTTTGGCAAAG GTGGTGAGCACAGAGGACCGATTTCTGAACGCCTCGGGAGCAGCTTTCGGGACGATCAGCGCGGACGAACAGGTGGGAGGGGCGCTGCTGGCAGAGACCATCATGACGCTCTTTCTGATCCTGGCCGTCTGCATGGGAGCCATCAACGAGAAAACCAAGAGCCCGCTGGCCCCGTTCTGTATTGGATTCACTGTCGGGGCCGACATTTTGGCCGG CGGGGCTATATCGGGAGCCTGTATGAATCCCGCCAGAGCCTTTGGACCCGCGGTGATGGCCAACTACTGGGACTACCACTGGGTCTACTGGGTCGGCCCCTTGATGGCCAGCCTGATTGCGGCAGTGCTAATAAG ATTCTTCATCGGGGACAGAAAAATTCGCCTGTTCTTGAAATGA